A part of Paenibacillus donghaensis genomic DNA contains:
- a CDS encoding YqhG family protein yields MTLSTAQVRKHVMDYLEATECTILEVSPLHVTVKLSPRADRLLTDRPYYWGFVERTGVDPETLSFTFVFDPEQYDSLAAAAPPVRSNAGTSGAVIGAAAPGASGEMEAGAEPGASAGTDGENGAPGGYNGPEDSILARYFGVMPVLPRIGPGMIRREDVTYGSKRLRQIWSAAKDEGKALYLFEEANSKQRNTLFSAAYEPWLGVCYKVEMTCDLKREELHYIGISLTRGSIDGDFSSRLDSLTLTPRLPGNVHIQPYEMSVSAATDLLEAHLTAQLAELDYSWAEEARERLKLELTIIDIYYSELLKEPDEEKRQGVEEQYNRRRQETSWQYEPQIAVSAVTYGLFHLRSL; encoded by the coding sequence ATGACACTCTCCACAGCACAGGTCCGCAAGCATGTAATGGATTATCTGGAAGCGACGGAATGCACCATTCTGGAGGTGTCCCCGCTCCATGTTACCGTGAAGCTCTCGCCGCGTGCCGACCGGCTGCTGACGGACCGCCCTTATTACTGGGGATTCGTCGAACGCACCGGCGTGGATCCCGAGACGCTGTCATTCACGTTCGTGTTTGATCCGGAGCAGTATGACAGCCTGGCTGCAGCAGCACCGCCTGTCCGTAGCAACGCCGGGACGTCGGGCGCAGTGATTGGCGCTGCCGCTCCAGGTGCTTCCGGTGAGATGGAAGCGGGAGCTGAGCCGGGAGCTTCTGCAGGTACGGATGGAGAGAATGGAGCGCCCGGTGGGTATAACGGTCCAGAGGACAGCATTCTGGCCCGCTATTTCGGCGTGATGCCGGTGCTGCCGCGCATCGGGCCGGGCATGATCCGGCGCGAGGATGTTACTTACGGCAGCAAGCGGCTGCGCCAGATCTGGAGCGCGGCCAAGGATGAAGGCAAAGCGCTGTATCTATTCGAGGAAGCGAACAGCAAGCAGCGCAACACCTTGTTCTCAGCAGCCTATGAGCCGTGGCTGGGCGTCTGCTACAAGGTCGAGATGACCTGCGACCTCAAGCGTGAGGAACTGCATTATATCGGAATCTCGCTGACCAGAGGAAGCATTGACGGCGATTTCAGCAGCAGGCTGGATTCGCTCACACTAACGCCCCGGCTGCCCGGCAATGTCCATATCCAGCCTTACGAGATGTCTGTGAGTGCGGCGACCGACCTGCTGGAAGCTCATCTGACCGCCCAGCTAGCGGAGCTGGACTACAGCTGGGCGGAAGAAGCCCGCGAACGGCTGAAGCTGGAGCTGACCATCATCGACATATACTACAGCGAGCTGCTGAAGGAGCCGGATGAGGAGAAACGCCAGGGTGTGGAGGAGCAGTATAACCGCCGCCGCCAGGAGACCTCCTGGCAGTATGAGCCGCAGATTGCAGTTTCTGCGGTTACGTATGGGCTGTTTCATCTGCGCAGCCTGTAG
- a CDS encoding DEAD/DEAH box helicase, with translation MTQLFRNSLKAQGAKSAPLLPVPLSFDRNWLQDLELRLDKGGPWGDQRLSRLAVQGEESGLVTSFDELQCMKHLSGLSPLPHQLDTAHKVLFEMSGRAILADEVGLGKTIEAGLVLKEYLVRGLVRKVLILVPASLVLQWVRELNAKFGIAAVAQKKAYSWGNDIVVASMDTAKRDPHKELLLASEFDMLIIDEAHKLKNKKSTNYLFVQQLRKKYCLLLTATPVQNDMGELFNLITILKPGQLGNQGDFASNFVVDKRQPKNEEQLRGELSKVMIRNRRGEGAMNFTKRKVRNIPLTLSPEERVLYDGVTAFVKDQYQESGGNLTSMLSLVTLQREVCSSRDAVFVTLVNLIKKLPADSPKRDRMMELLQTIRTVKTNTKAETTLRLIQEMNEKVIVFTEYRATQEYLLQYFRDNGMLCVAYSGGMSRSKKDWMMDLFRGRAQVMIATEAGGEGINLQFCHHMINFDLPWNPMRVEQRIGRVHRLGQAHDVVIYNLSTEGTIEEHILHLLHEKINMFEMVIGGLDVILERFEKKESLEKSLIKIMLEAKSDEELRSGLDHIGESLTELTADITRESGAAT, from the coding sequence ATGACGCAATTATTCCGCAATTCTCTAAAAGCGCAAGGGGCGAAATCTGCACCGCTGCTGCCTGTCCCGCTCTCTTTTGACCGGAATTGGCTGCAGGATCTTGAACTCCGTTTGGATAAGGGAGGACCTTGGGGTGACCAGCGGTTGTCCCGGCTTGCTGTGCAGGGCGAAGAATCCGGGCTGGTAACCAGCTTCGATGAGCTGCAGTGCATGAAGCATCTGTCCGGCCTGTCTCCTCTGCCCCATCAGCTGGATACCGCCCACAAGGTTCTGTTCGAGATGTCGGGACGGGCCATTCTGGCGGACGAAGTCGGTCTGGGCAAAACCATCGAAGCCGGGCTGGTGCTCAAAGAATATCTGGTGCGCGGACTGGTTCGCAAAGTGCTGATTCTCGTTCCCGCCTCGCTGGTGCTGCAATGGGTCAGAGAGCTGAATGCCAAATTCGGCATCGCGGCGGTCGCCCAGAAGAAAGCTTATTCCTGGGGCAACGACATCGTGGTGGCTTCCATGGATACGGCCAAACGCGACCCGCATAAAGAGCTGCTGCTGGCCAGTGAATTCGACATGCTGATTATCGACGAGGCCCACAAGCTGAAGAATAAGAAATCAACTAATTATCTGTTCGTACAGCAGCTGCGCAAAAAATACTGTCTGCTGTTGACCGCCACTCCTGTGCAGAATGACATGGGCGAGCTGTTTAACCTGATCACGATTCTGAAGCCGGGCCAGCTGGGGAACCAGGGCGATTTCGCCTCCAATTTCGTGGTGGACAAGCGTCAGCCCAAGAATGAGGAGCAGCTGCGCGGGGAGCTGTCCAAGGTGATGATCCGCAACCGGCGCGGTGAAGGGGCGATGAATTTCACGAAACGCAAGGTGCGCAATATTCCGCTGACCCTCTCTCCCGAAGAGAGAGTATTATATGACGGCGTGACCGCTTTTGTCAAAGACCAATACCAGGAATCCGGGGGCAATCTCACCAGTATGCTGTCGCTCGTCACCCTGCAGCGGGAGGTGTGCAGCAGCCGTGATGCGGTATTCGTAACACTGGTTAATCTGATCAAAAAGCTGCCCGCCGATTCGCCGAAACGCGACCGCATGATGGAGCTGCTGCAGACGATCCGCACCGTCAAGACCAACACCAAGGCCGAAACTACGCTGAGGCTGATTCAGGAAATGAATGAGAAGGTCATCGTCTTCACGGAATACCGCGCGACCCAGGAGTATCTGCTGCAATATTTCCGCGACAACGGAATGCTCTGCGTCGCCTATTCCGGCGGGATGAGCCGCAGTAAGAAAGACTGGATGATGGACCTCTTCCGTGGCCGCGCCCAGGTGATGATCGCTACCGAAGCCGGCGGCGAGGGCATCAATCTGCAATTCTGCCACCACATGATCAACTTCGACCTCCCCTGGAACCCGATGCGGGTAGAGCAGCGGATCGGACGTGTCCACCGGCTCGGCCAGGCGCATGACGTTGTGATCTACAACCTCTCTACCGAAGGTACGATTGAGGAGCATATCCTGCATCTGCTGCATGAGAAAATCAATATGTTCGAGATGGTCATCGGTGGTCTGGATGTGATTCTGGAACGTTTTGAGAAAAAGGAGTCGCTCGAGAAAAGCCTGATCAAGATCATGCTGGAGGCAAAAAGCGACGAAGAGCTGCGCAGCGGGCTGGACCATATCGGTGAATCGCTCACAGAGCTGACGGCAGATATCACCAGAGAAAGCGGGGCGGCCACATGA
- a CDS encoding adenosylcobalamin-dependent ribonucleoside-diphosphate reductase, protein MEPKQRLEGLSEKIFLDRYAWKDADSNNAKVGDVVLVLTKDDPKFPTKEVGEIVERTGRIVTVKTRSGELVKSDVEKLTLNIEKTPEEMWDRLATAMASVEKTPQLQQEWTGKFRSILDDWKLVPGGRIAAGAGASEELTLFNCYVVPSPKDSRGGIMQTLSEMTEIMARGGGVGINLSSLRPRRAIVRGVNGSSSGSVSWGGLFSYTTGLIEQGGSRRGALMLMINDWHPDVVDFITVKQTMGQVTNANLSVCVSNSFMKAVKEDLDWELVFPDTTDPDYDEIWDGDLDKWKADGRAVIPYRTVKARDVWKTIIESAWKSAEPGVVFMEYYNQMSNSWYFNPIICTNPCGEQGLPGWGVCNLSAVNLSKFYDEKNHDVDWSDLARTTRYSVRFLDNVIDKTPYHFPENEANQKKERRVGLGTMGLAELMIKLNIRYGSPESLEFLDKLYGFMAREAYLASAEIAGEKGSFQAFDTEKYLLSGFMKNITETYPEVGEAIREHGMRNVTVITQAPTGSTGTMVGTSTGIEPYFAFKYYRQSRLGYDEQFVPIAQQWLEANPGQELPEYFVTSMDLSAKDHIRAQAAIQRWVDSSISKTANCPADFTVEETAELYEMAFDLGCKGVTIYRDGSRDVQVLDTKKKEDTSAVEATAPAVEETPAAEAVVTAQETTAVTAQETSTAVAASPAPQAPAVMDKQYKKRPQVLRGATYKINTPFGMAYITINDLDRTPAEIFLNVGKAGSDVFAMAEALGRVCSLFLRYGDHGEKVELLIKHLKGIGGSGAIGFGANRVESIADAVAKALETHVLNNAQDDHDHVPAPVAATLELDFNDALNAELKSSVPAPAVDDSRGGHGSHSHADASRDLCPSCGGASLINIEGCKTCGNCGYSRCG, encoded by the coding sequence ATGGAGCCTAAACAGCGACTGGAAGGCCTGAGCGAAAAAATATTCCTGGATCGTTACGCCTGGAAGGATGCGGACAGCAACAATGCCAAGGTGGGCGATGTCGTGCTAGTCCTGACCAAGGATGATCCGAAGTTCCCGACCAAGGAAGTCGGGGAGATCGTGGAGCGTACAGGCCGGATCGTAACCGTGAAGACACGCAGCGGCGAACTGGTGAAATCCGATGTGGAGAAGCTGACGCTGAATATTGAGAAGACTCCTGAGGAGATGTGGGACCGTCTGGCTACCGCGATGGCTTCCGTAGAGAAGACCCCGCAGCTGCAGCAGGAATGGACCGGCAAGTTCCGTAGCATTCTAGATGACTGGAAACTTGTTCCCGGCGGACGGATTGCCGCAGGTGCAGGGGCTAGCGAAGAGCTGACCTTGTTCAACTGTTATGTCGTACCTTCTCCAAAAGACAGCCGTGGCGGCATCATGCAGACGTTGTCTGAAATGACCGAGATCATGGCACGCGGCGGCGGTGTGGGCATCAACCTGTCCTCCTTGCGTCCGCGCCGCGCCATTGTGCGCGGAGTGAACGGTTCCTCCAGCGGTTCTGTGTCCTGGGGCGGACTGTTCAGCTATACAACCGGCTTGATTGAGCAGGGCGGCAGCCGCCGAGGTGCGCTGATGCTGATGATCAATGACTGGCATCCTGACGTTGTTGATTTCATCACTGTGAAGCAGACGATGGGACAGGTTACGAATGCCAACCTTTCGGTATGCGTCAGCAACAGCTTCATGAAGGCGGTCAAGGAGGATCTGGACTGGGAGCTGGTATTCCCGGATACCACCGATCCTGACTATGACGAGATCTGGGACGGCGACCTTGACAAGTGGAAGGCGGACGGACGTGCAGTAATCCCTTACCGTACAGTCAAGGCGCGCGATGTGTGGAAGACGATTATCGAATCGGCTTGGAAATCGGCAGAACCGGGTGTCGTGTTCATGGAATATTACAACCAGATGTCCAACAGCTGGTATTTCAACCCGATTATCTGTACGAACCCTTGCGGTGAGCAGGGACTGCCGGGCTGGGGCGTCTGCAATCTGTCGGCGGTCAATCTGTCCAAGTTCTACGATGAGAAGAACCATGATGTAGACTGGAGCGATCTGGCTAGAACGACTCGTTATTCCGTGCGTTTCTTGGACAATGTTATTGACAAGACACCTTATCATTTCCCGGAAAATGAAGCGAACCAGAAGAAGGAACGCCGGGTGGGCCTGGGCACCATGGGGCTGGCCGAGCTGATGATCAAGCTGAACATCCGTTATGGCAGCCCGGAATCACTGGAATTCCTGGACAAGCTGTATGGCTTCATGGCCCGCGAAGCTTACCTGGCCTCGGCTGAAATTGCCGGCGAGAAGGGTTCCTTCCAGGCGTTCGACACCGAGAAATATCTGCTGAGCGGCTTCATGAAGAATATAACCGAAACCTATCCTGAGGTAGGCGAAGCCATTCGTGAACACGGCATGCGCAACGTTACCGTGATTACCCAGGCGCCGACAGGCAGCACAGGGACCATGGTGGGAACCTCGACGGGAATCGAGCCTTATTTTGCCTTCAAATATTACCGCCAGAGCCGTCTCGGTTATGACGAGCAGTTCGTCCCGATTGCCCAGCAGTGGCTGGAAGCGAACCCGGGCCAGGAGCTGCCGGAATATTTCGTTACCTCGATGGATCTGTCGGCCAAGGATCATATCCGCGCCCAAGCCGCCATTCAGCGCTGGGTGGACAGCTCGATCTCCAAGACTGCGAACTGTCCGGCAGACTTCACCGTGGAAGAAACGGCTGAGCTGTACGAAATGGCCTTTGATCTCGGCTGCAAAGGCGTAACCATCTACCGCGACGGCAGCCGTGATGTGCAGGTGCTGGATACGAAGAAAAAAGAGGATACCAGCGCAGTCGAAGCAACGGCTCCGGCAGTAGAAGAAACCCCGGCGGCGGAAGCTGTGGTTACAGCACAAGAAACAACTGCGGTTACAGCACAAGAAACGTCCACCGCAGTAGCGGCGAGTCCTGCACCACAGGCTCCGGCTGTGATGGACAAACAATACAAGAAACGCCCGCAGGTGCTGCGCGGCGCTACCTATAAGATCAACACGCCGTTTGGTATGGCGTATATTACGATCAACGACCTGGACCGTACACCGGCGGAGATCTTCCTGAACGTGGGCAAAGCCGGTTCCGACGTGTTCGCGATGGCGGAAGCCCTGGGACGTGTCTGTTCCCTGTTTCTCCGTTATGGAGACCATGGCGAGAAGGTTGAGCTGCTGATCAAACATCTGAAGGGCATCGGCGGCTCCGGCGCCATTGGCTTCGGAGCCAACCGCGTCGAATCGATTGCCGACGCCGTTGCCAAGGCACTGGAAACCCATGTGCTGAACAACGCCCAGGATGATCACGATCATGTACCCGCACCGGTAGCTGCTACGCTGGAGCTTGATTTCAACGACGCGCTGAATGCCGAACTGAAATCTAGTGTACCTGCCCCGGCTGTAGATGACAGCCGTGGCGGTCATGGCTCCCATAGCCACGCGGATGCGTCACGCGATCTGTGCCCTTCCTGCGGCGGTGCATCACTGATCAATATCGAAGGCTGCAAAACCTGCGGCAATTGCGGGTATAGCCGGTGTGGGTAA
- a CDS encoding IS4 family transposase translates to MTTKLAEQGLLCQVTTWLNRQASLLFGDRYAKKLKWGSTVFLFLEAILSGRTGTQAIVDHLLSSPWLQKCTGIESIHQSSLNRKLGDLPPEVLGELYLSVLQHLLEQKGPAPPKKLQKLGPLAVLDSTSLTLGRVRGKWAYLQSGKNAVKMHTCLHLTGEHTAIPMAPVLSTAAVADLDTEVVDALVPDKGVTCLVDRGYIHYAQYLKWQEEGIHFVARLKQNSQVKVLRTRKVTAAELVLDADVELKCPKTGKTGVFRLVEYLYTDKKGKRHRVRVLTNRWDVKAMEVAQLYRYRWKVELFFKFMKSSLHLKKIYSSRTSEAVWNLIYLNLIAYVLCEELRLRYAPQERIGRVLAVFRLYLSGTLADFLKHLNRAKERTSKGRRNKGGRPQTRAKRLKPQRILFHSVMNN, encoded by the coding sequence TTGACTACTAAATTAGCTGAACAAGGGTTGTTATGTCAAGTCACCACGTGGTTAAATCGTCAAGCTTCGTTGCTGTTTGGCGACCGTTATGCCAAAAAACTCAAGTGGGGCAGCACCGTGTTTCTCTTTTTAGAAGCGATTCTTAGCGGTCGAACAGGGACACAAGCGATAGTGGATCATTTACTGAGCTCTCCCTGGCTGCAAAAGTGTACCGGCATCGAATCCATTCACCAGTCGTCTCTCAACCGCAAGCTGGGCGATCTGCCTCCGGAGGTGTTAGGTGAGCTATACCTCTCTGTTCTCCAGCATTTGCTGGAGCAGAAAGGACCGGCGCCCCCCAAGAAGCTGCAAAAGTTGGGCCCGCTCGCGGTGCTCGATTCCACCAGCCTGACACTGGGGAGGGTTCGCGGTAAATGGGCTTACCTGCAATCTGGAAAGAACGCCGTCAAGATGCATACCTGTTTGCACCTGACTGGCGAGCACACGGCGATTCCCATGGCCCCGGTGCTCTCGACAGCGGCGGTGGCGGATTTGGATACCGAGGTGGTGGATGCGCTGGTTCCGGACAAAGGAGTCACGTGTTTAGTCGACCGGGGCTACATTCACTATGCTCAATATCTAAAGTGGCAGGAGGAGGGCATCCATTTTGTCGCCCGTCTGAAGCAGAATAGTCAAGTGAAGGTGCTTCGAACGCGGAAGGTCACGGCAGCAGAGCTGGTGCTGGATGCGGATGTGGAACTGAAATGTCCGAAGACGGGAAAGACGGGTGTGTTTCGGCTGGTAGAGTACCTGTATACGGACAAAAAAGGGAAGCGTCACCGGGTTCGCGTCCTCACTAATCGCTGGGATGTCAAGGCGATGGAAGTCGCTCAGTTGTACCGCTACCGCTGGAAAGTGGAACTCTTTTTTAAATTTATGAAATCCAGCCTGCATCTGAAAAAGATCTACAGCAGCCGAACTTCCGAGGCCGTATGGAACCTGATCTACCTTAACTTGATTGCGTATGTGCTCTGCGAAGAGCTTCGTCTGCGTTATGCACCCCAGGAACGGATCGGGCGGGTGCTGGCCGTGTTCCGACTGTACCTCTCGGGGACGTTGGCGGATTTCCTGAAGCATCTGAATCGAGCCAAAGAGCGAACGAGCAAAGGACGAAGGAACAAGGGGGGAAGGCCACAGACTCGCGCGAAACGGTTGAAGCCCCAGCGTATCCTGTTCCATAGCGTCATGAACAACTGA
- a CDS encoding TVP38/TMEM64 family protein: protein MLTRKIAAGIFYLALLGLIYALRDKLLPWLDNLAPGSWPIILFISAVLAMVPVIPFMVVSGILGIKYGIWGGGAMSVVASTLAAVLTYWIFAAGDRANYNPGTRHRLEIWNEHVQQRTFLFVLIGRMLPFIPAALINGYAGWFKLSFIQYVSATILGKIPTMLVFAYVGVSAVSGSQYWLPILLIYAVFLSVVYLIYSRLFPNVRGTLRVDNE, encoded by the coding sequence ATGCTTACACGTAAGATTGCTGCCGGGATCTTCTATCTGGCCCTGCTCGGTTTGATATATGCCCTCAGGGATAAACTGCTTCCTTGGCTGGACAATCTGGCACCCGGCAGCTGGCCGATCATCCTGTTCATTTCTGCTGTACTCGCAATGGTCCCAGTTATCCCTTTTATGGTGGTATCGGGCATTCTAGGCATTAAATACGGGATATGGGGAGGGGGGGCGATGAGTGTGGTGGCATCGACACTGGCTGCGGTTCTTACCTATTGGATATTTGCTGCGGGAGACAGAGCAAATTACAATCCAGGTACCAGACACAGGTTGGAAATATGGAATGAGCATGTCCAGCAGCGCACATTTCTGTTCGTTTTAATTGGGCGGATGCTCCCGTTTATCCCCGCCGCGTTAATCAACGGATATGCAGGATGGTTTAAGCTTTCGTTCATTCAGTACGTTAGTGCTACCATCCTCGGCAAAATTCCGACGATGCTCGTTTTCGCTTATGTTGGTGTCTCCGCAGTATCCGGTTCCCAATACTGGTTACCGATATTGTTGATTTATGCTGTTTTTTTAAGCGTTGTCTATCTGATCTATAGCCGTTTGTTCCCGAATGTGAGAGGCACTCTACGCGTAGACAATGAGTAG
- a CDS encoding SDR family NAD(P)-dependent oxidoreductase, with protein MRERKSGHIINLSSVAGHNIYTGGTVYCGTKHAV; from the coding sequence ATGAGAGAACGTAAATCGGGTCATATCATTAATCTTTCTTCTGTAGCCGGCCATAACATTTATACGGGCGGAACAGTATATTGCGGCACCAAACATGCAGTTTGA
- a CDS encoding helix-turn-helix domain-containing protein, with protein MSKKGQQYETYSEELKKKAIEMRLQGMTKAAVAEALGIKNIGRLKVWMRKYRQSGIFGFMDHRGRRQHYIDQERYIKRLEMENAVLKKWLDITKGEVYRRNIASLKNYGEIPP; from the coding sequence ATGTCGAAGAAAGGTCAACAATATGAAACATACAGCGAAGAACTGAAGAAAAAAGCGATTGAAATGCGACTTCAGGGAATGACTAAGGCAGCAGTGGCAGAGGCACTAGGAATCAAGAACATAGGCCGATTGAAAGTCTGGATGAGGAAATACAGACAATCCGGCATATTTGGGTTCATGGATCACCGGGGACGGCGTCAGCACTACATAGACCAAGAACGGTATATCAAACGGTTGGAGATGGAGAACGCCGTGCTGAAAAAGTGGTTGGACATTACGAAGGGGGAGGTGTATCGGAGAAATATCGCGTCATTGAAGAACTACGGGGAGATTCCCCCGTAA
- a CDS encoding IS3 family transposase encodes MKRKKQEAEDPHRSLVEATYYRYEGRYGYRQLQLFIHQDHGVWLNHKKVLRLMQSLNIRSRIRRKHRCNYISTVGGRVAGNLLQRQFQADKPNKKWVTDVTQYRVGDICSTFQQSRICLTTRLWPTT; translated from the coding sequence TTGAAGCGTAAGAAACAGGAAGCCGAGGATCCCCATCGTTCTCTTGTAGAAGCTACATATTACCGCTATGAGGGCAGATATGGGTATCGCCAGCTTCAGCTCTTTATCCATCAGGATCATGGGGTATGGCTCAACCACAAGAAGGTGCTTCGGCTCATGCAGTCCTTAAACATACGCTCCCGCATTCGGCGTAAGCACCGTTGTAACTACATCTCCACCGTAGGTGGACGAGTCGCTGGGAACTTGCTGCAGCGCCAATTTCAGGCGGACAAACCGAATAAAAAGTGGGTTACGGATGTGACTCAGTATCGTGTGGGAGACATTTGCTCTACCTTTCAGCAATCAAGGATTTGTTTAACAACGAGATTGTGGCCTACCACATAA
- a CDS encoding MurR/RpiR family transcriptional regulator, producing the protein MKILMQLSEMQNFTPNEKSIAAYILLNKESMLHFSIQELAKETFTSHSAINRLIHKLGLAGFKDFIIKLATEFQQHTQNTSSVDPNYPFGLDESSLQVAKEIAELIKETVDKTSTFMDNDVLSQTAKMLDQAKRIFIYALGDSQIRARSFQNKLIKINKYVVIATELSEWAHHTLNLTEEDCAIFLTYHGKSQIYLRVAQHFRQEKIPFITITAIHTSQLANLSPILIQVPNDEKKHAKIGTFSSQIAFEYVLNVIYSCVYKISYSKNKESAIHFLKNTYMSEMMNDE; encoded by the coding sequence CTGAAAATACTAATGCAGTTATCGGAAATGCAAAACTTTACACCAAATGAAAAAAGTATTGCTGCCTATATCTTGTTAAATAAGGAAAGTATGTTGCATTTCAGTATCCAGGAACTTGCAAAGGAAACCTTTACTTCACATTCAGCGATTAATAGGTTAATACATAAACTCGGGCTAGCCGGATTCAAGGACTTCATTATAAAACTTGCTACGGAATTCCAGCAACATACCCAGAATACTTCTAGCGTTGATCCTAATTATCCGTTTGGTCTGGATGAATCATCACTTCAAGTGGCGAAAGAAATCGCAGAATTAATCAAAGAAACGGTCGACAAAACTTCTACATTCATGGATAATGATGTTTTGTCACAAACAGCCAAGATGCTGGACCAGGCGAAAAGGATCTTTATCTATGCTTTAGGGGATTCCCAAATTCGGGCGAGAAGCTTTCAGAATAAGTTAATAAAAATCAACAAATACGTAGTGATAGCCACCGAACTGTCCGAATGGGCTCATCATACATTAAATCTTACTGAAGAAGATTGCGCTATTTTCTTGACTTACCACGGAAAGTCTCAGATTTATTTAAGAGTTGCCCAACATTTCAGACAAGAAAAGATACCTTTCATCACAATCACAGCTATCCATACAAGTCAATTGGCAAATCTCAGTCCTATCCTTATCCAGGTGCCCAACGACGAAAAGAAACATGCTAAGATCGGTACCTTTTCATCGCAAATTGCTTTTGAGTACGTCTTAAATGTGATTTATTCTTGTGTATATAAAATTTCTTATTCAAAAAACAAAGAATCCGCAATACATTTTTTAAAAAACACTTACATGAGTGAAATGATGAATGATGAATAA
- a CDS encoding Gfo/Idh/MocA family oxidoreductase — protein sequence MLTIGYIGNGKSTNRYHLPFSLNRDHLKVKTIYARNPEKGEWGKAPGVLYTEDIDTLMNDEKIQLIVVCTPLESHYAFAKMALEHGKNVLVEKPFMMTKAEAVELFDYAKERNLIIQCYQNRRYDSDFLTTKKVIETGKLGELLEVEMHYDYYRPEIPNSVNHFSKYNSYLYGHAIHTIDQVLSYFGKPDKTHYDVRQLLGSGRMNDYFDMDFYYSSLKVSVKSSFFRLKARPSFVVYGKKGIFVKETKDRQEEHLKLFYMPKEHADFGIDSPEHYGTLTYLDDEGIYHEEKVVSEKGDYARVYDDMYQAILHGKEKVIKDEETITAMDILEQGIKECN from the coding sequence ATGCTTACCATCGGTTATATAGGGAATGGCAAAAGCACAAATCGTTATCATCTACCTTTTTCATTGAACAGGGATCATTTAAAAGTGAAGACAATATACGCCCGTAATCCAGAAAAAGGAGAATGGGGAAAGGCTCCAGGCGTTCTATACACAGAAGATATTGATACGTTAATGAACGATGAGAAGATCCAATTAATCGTTGTTTGTACTCCTCTAGAGTCCCATTATGCTTTTGCCAAAATGGCACTAGAACACGGAAAGAATGTGCTTGTTGAGAAGCCCTTTATGATGACCAAAGCTGAAGCTGTGGAGCTTTTTGATTATGCCAAAGAGAGAAACTTGATCATACAATGCTATCAGAATAGACGTTACGATTCGGATTTCCTCACAACAAAGAAAGTGATTGAAACAGGCAAGCTTGGTGAATTGCTGGAAGTGGAGATGCACTATGATTATTACCGCCCGGAGATCCCAAATTCGGTCAATCATTTTTCCAAGTATAACAGTTATTTATACGGACATGCTATTCACACTATTGATCAGGTTCTTTCATATTTTGGAAAACCGGACAAGACTCATTACGATGTTCGTCAATTGCTGGGAAGCGGCAGAATGAATGATTACTTTGATATGGATTTTTATTATTCATCACTCAAAGTATCTGTTAAATCAAGCTTCTTCCGTTTAAAAGCACGACCAAGCTTTGTAGTATATGGTAAAAAGGGGATATTCGTTAAAGAAACAAAGGACCGCCAGGAGGAACACCTTAAATTATTCTACATGCCTAAGGAACACGCCGATTTTGGTATAGACTCTCCAGAACATTATGGCACTCTAACATATTTGGATGATGAAGGAATATATCATGAAGAAAAAGTGGTCTCGGAGAAGGGAGACTATGCTCGGGTATATGACGATATGTATCAAGCCATATTACACGGCAAAGAAAAAGTAATCAAAGATGAAGAGACAATAACTGCTATGGATATATTAGAACAAGGCATAAAGGAGTGTAATTAA